One Flavobacterium sp. 90 DNA segment encodes these proteins:
- a CDS encoding non-canonical purine NTP diphosphatase translates to MKLVFASNNQNKIKEIQSILNGSIQLLSLEEIGCFEEIEETADTIEGNAILKANYVTEKYGYDCFADDSGLEVTALNGEPGVYSARYAGKQRNADDNMNKVLDALKDKLDRSAQFKTVITLNIKGEQHLFTGIVKGNITLEKTGNQGFGYDPIFQPENYTETFAELPLEIKNKIGHRGKATQQLIDFLNSTK, encoded by the coding sequence ATGAAACTCGTTTTTGCATCAAACAATCAAAATAAAATCAAAGAAATTCAAAGCATTCTAAACGGATCTATACAATTATTAAGCCTTGAAGAAATTGGCTGTTTTGAAGAAATAGAAGAAACCGCTGACACTATTGAAGGAAATGCGATTTTGAAAGCCAATTACGTAACTGAAAAATACGGTTATGATTGTTTTGCAGATGATTCTGGTTTGGAAGTTACCGCTTTGAATGGAGAACCAGGTGTATATTCGGCAAGATATGCGGGTAAACAACGCAATGCCGATGATAATATGAATAAGGTTTTGGACGCCTTAAAAGACAAATTAGATCGCAGTGCACAGTTCAAGACCGTTATTACTTTAAATATAAAAGGAGAACAACATTTATTTACCGGAATCGTTAAAGGAAATATTACTTTGGAAAAAACAGGAAATCAAGGTTTTGGGTATGATCCAATTTTTCAACCTGAAAATTATACCGAAACTTTTGCCGAATTACCGTTGGAAATCAAAAATAAAATCGGTCATCGTGGAAAAGCAACTCAGCAACTAATTGATTTTCTGAACTCCACAAAATAA
- a CDS encoding FMN-binding glutamate synthase family protein: protein MRKKFFIYGFLLFLIVAATYYYTDRGFLLVIIIPILLIIGYYNTVQKKHAILRNFPVLGYFRYLFETIAPEIQQYFIERSTDGKPFSRNQRSLVYQRAKNIDSSTPFGTQQNLNHDSYEGIKHSIFPAKVNEELPRVLVGGKDCKQPYLASLFNVSAMSFGSLSEHAVRAINIGAQKGNFYQNTGEGGLTEFHLAGGGDITWQIGTGYFGCRDAQGNFSPENFSEKANLPNVKMIEIKLSQGAKPGHGGVLPAAKNTEQIAKIRGVEPHTMILSPPGHHAFSDIKGLIHFIAQLRELSNGKPIGFKLCIGNTAEFEAICHEMIAEDIFPDFITIDGAEGGTGAAPLEFADGVGMPFEPALIFVNKTLIRLNIRDKIRIIGSGKIISGYSILHAIALGADMCNSARGFMFSLGCIQALRCHNNECPTGVATQNKMLMKGLVVTDKSDRVYHFHKNTLHSANELLAAAGKKSFSDVDPSIFMRGDEFAHLSDLYFPDILTNVTKH from the coding sequence ATGAGAAAAAAATTCTTTATCTACGGATTCTTATTGTTTCTAATTGTTGCTGCAACGTATTATTATACTGATCGCGGTTTTTTACTGGTTATCATCATACCTATATTATTAATTATAGGATATTATAATACTGTTCAGAAAAAGCATGCTATTTTAAGAAACTTTCCTGTTTTAGGATATTTCAGATATTTATTTGAAACCATTGCGCCTGAAATTCAGCAATATTTTATCGAAAGATCTACTGACGGAAAACCTTTCTCGAGAAATCAACGTTCTTTAGTGTATCAAAGAGCCAAAAATATAGATTCAAGCACTCCTTTTGGAACACAGCAAAATCTAAATCACGATAGTTATGAAGGTATAAAACATTCTATTTTTCCAGCTAAAGTAAACGAAGAATTACCTCGTGTATTAGTTGGAGGAAAAGATTGTAAACAACCTTATCTGGCTTCTTTGTTTAATGTTTCGGCAATGAGTTTTGGTTCGCTTAGCGAACATGCCGTGCGTGCCATAAACATTGGTGCTCAAAAAGGAAACTTCTATCAAAATACAGGAGAAGGCGGTTTAACCGAATTTCATCTTGCCGGCGGTGGTGATATTACGTGGCAAATTGGTACTGGTTATTTTGGATGTCGTGATGCACAAGGGAATTTTAGCCCTGAAAACTTTTCAGAAAAAGCGAATCTTCCTAATGTCAAAATGATCGAAATTAAGCTTTCGCAAGGGGCAAAACCTGGTCACGGTGGTGTACTTCCGGCGGCTAAAAACACAGAACAAATTGCAAAAATAAGAGGTGTTGAACCTCACACCATGATTCTTTCGCCTCCTGGTCATCATGCTTTTTCGGACATTAAAGGACTTATTCATTTCATTGCACAATTGCGTGAATTATCTAATGGAAAACCAATTGGATTCAAACTTTGTATTGGAAACACAGCCGAATTTGAAGCAATTTGCCACGAAATGATTGCCGAAGATATCTTTCCTGATTTCATAACCATTGATGGTGCCGAAGGTGGAACCGGAGCTGCTCCGCTGGAATTTGCAGATGGCGTTGGAATGCCTTTTGAACCTGCTTTAATCTTTGTAAACAAAACCTTGATTCGCTTAAATATTCGAGACAAAATACGCATCATCGGAAGTGGGAAAATCATTTCGGGTTATTCTATTTTACACGCTATTGCTTTAGGAGCAGATATGTGTAATAGTGCGCGTGGTTTTATGTTTTCGTTAGGTTGTATCCAGGCATTGCGTTGTCATAATAATGAATGTCCGACAGGAGTTGCGACTCAAAATAAAATGTTGATGAAAGGTTTGGTTGTCACCGATAAATCAGATCGTGTATATCATTTCCATAAAAACACTTTACATTCTGCAAACGAACTTTTGGCAGCAGCCGGCAAAAAAAGTTTCTCAGATGTTGATCCTAGTATTTTTATGCGCGGAGACGAATTTGCACATTTATCAGATCTTTATTTCCCTGATATTCTGACAAATGTTACAAAACATTAG
- a CDS encoding ABC transporter ATP-binding protein — MEVSALYKKITPFVRPYRKMVIATLLLTFLGSFAAQVNALILKYTVDTISNLMVAHEPLSKGFHLLGIISLVLLSKELVYSVVQFGQKFYGEKLRIFITRDISQTIVEKILSYRMEFYTSGENESGKLQTRIDLGISSLTKLVQNFFIDIMPLFANAFVALILMFYANFYVGLVSLFIIPIYFYVSQLQARKLSGFRRRMRNYRETKNNGIISLIESITVIKSFVREPMEAERHQKIQFEMTENQLATRKTSFIFESIKGFIEQIGVVIIIILTAYFVLNNKMTIGAIMFHIMLFNNVSSPIRQLHRIYDEVNDALIYSEGFFDILESENEKETSGTYIPEKIVGLIEVKNVDFAYPNGTIALSDINFTIKPNETTALVGLSGAGKSTVINLLDKFYLPSSGKIYLDGVDLNDYDTDFLRKNIGLVLQKNHIFKGTVAENILYGNPEATENEVIDAAKQAYIHDQVMQLPKGYDSDAHLLSGGQQQRIAIARLFLKNPPIIFLDEPTASLDAIATEQIKKSLDAIKKDRTVIIISHSISQIIDASHIIVLEKGKCIEQGAHDELYDNKSVYYDIFTAMANSLNIDKITQTLD; from the coding sequence ATGGAGGTATCCGCACTATATAAAAAAATTACGCCTTTCGTCAGACCATATCGAAAAATGGTAATTGCAACACTTCTGCTAACTTTTTTGGGTTCGTTTGCAGCACAGGTGAATGCATTGATATTAAAATATACTGTTGACACGATTAGTAATTTAATGGTAGCACACGAACCATTATCAAAAGGCTTTCATTTATTAGGTATAATAAGTCTTGTTTTGTTATCTAAAGAACTGGTTTATTCAGTCGTGCAATTTGGACAGAAATTCTACGGAGAAAAACTGCGAATCTTTATAACCCGAGACATTTCGCAAACTATTGTCGAGAAGATTTTAAGTTATAGAATGGAATTTTATACGTCAGGCGAAAATGAAAGTGGAAAACTTCAAACCCGAATTGATTTAGGAATCAGCAGTTTGACAAAATTGGTTCAGAATTTCTTCATTGATATTATGCCTTTGTTTGCCAATGCATTCGTGGCTTTGATTTTGATGTTTTACGCTAATTTTTATGTCGGCTTGGTGAGTTTGTTTATTATCCCGATTTATTTTTATGTCAGTCAGTTACAAGCCAGAAAACTAAGTGGTTTTAGAAGAAGAATGCGCAATTATCGGGAAACAAAAAATAACGGAATCATCAGTTTAATTGAATCCATAACGGTGATTAAATCCTTTGTGAGAGAACCAATGGAAGCAGAACGTCATCAGAAAATTCAATTTGAGATGACCGAAAATCAACTCGCAACTAGAAAAACCAGTTTCATTTTTGAAAGTATAAAAGGCTTTATTGAGCAAATAGGCGTTGTAATAATCATTATTCTTACCGCTTATTTTGTTTTGAATAATAAAATGACAATTGGCGCGATCATGTTTCATATTATGTTGTTTAATAATGTTTCGTCACCAATCAGGCAATTGCATCGTATTTATGATGAAGTAAATGATGCCTTGATTTATTCAGAAGGTTTCTTTGATATTTTAGAATCTGAAAATGAAAAAGAAACCAGCGGAACTTATATTCCAGAAAAAATTGTTGGATTAATTGAAGTCAAAAATGTGGATTTTGCTTATCCAAATGGAACGATAGCGCTTTCGGATATTAATTTCACCATAAAACCAAATGAAACAACTGCTTTGGTTGGTTTAAGCGGCGCCGGAAAAAGTACCGTTATTAATTTATTGGATAAGTTTTATTTGCCCTCTTCGGGGAAAATTTATTTAGACGGAGTTGATTTAAACGACTACGACACTGATTTTCTGCGAAAAAATATTGGATTAGTTCTTCAGAAGAATCACATATTTAAAGGTACAGTTGCTGAAAATATTCTCTACGGAAATCCCGAAGCTACAGAAAATGAGGTTATAGACGCCGCAAAACAAGCTTATATTCATGATCAAGTAATGCAATTGCCAAAAGGTTATGATTCTGATGCACATTTGCTTTCCGGCGGACAACAACAACGAATCGCGATTGCAAGATTGTTTCTAAAAAATCCGCCAATTATCTTTTTAGATGAACCCACAGCAAGTCTGGATGCGATTGCAACAGAGCAAATAAAGAAATCATTAGACGCAATAAAAAAAGACAGAACCGTGATTATTATTTCGCATAGTATTTCTCAAATTATTGATGCTTCACATATTATAGTTCTGGAAAAAGGAAAATGTATCGAACAAGGCGCACATGATGAACTTTATGACAACAAATCTGTGTATTATGACATCTTTACTGCAATGGCGAATAGTTTGAATATTGATAAAATCACTCAGACATTGGATTGA
- a CDS encoding glycoside hydrolase family 88 protein — translation MNTRFTTLILTLFLLGNKGYSQKENPFNIKKQFEYCATQASETLKVIPNDGTSPRSIPTGSKEWKFVDYKDWTSGFWPGELWYLYEATGDKKWEKEADKFSQFLKPLSVSKANDHDLGFQIFNSFGNGYRLTKNLAYKDVILKTADTLATLFNPKVGTILSWPHNKYGGHNTIIDNMMNLELLFWASKNGGNKKLYDIAVKHAETTMNNHFRPDNSSYHVIIYDYETGKKIKGITAQGYSDDSMWARGQAWAIYGFTMVYRETKDPKFLDFAHKLARVYLDRLKTDDLIPYWDFNAPGIPNEPRDASAAAIVSSALIELSSYTNDKTLKNEYLTKSKKMIVSLSDHYQSHDANSAFLLHSTGHKPAGSEIDCSINYADYYYLEALLRLQKLK, via the coding sequence ATGAATACAAGATTTACGACGCTGATTTTGACTTTGTTTCTTTTAGGAAATAAAGGTTATTCTCAAAAAGAGAACCCATTTAATATTAAAAAACAGTTTGAATATTGTGCAACTCAGGCTTCTGAGACTTTAAAAGTGATTCCGAATGATGGAACTTCGCCAAGAAGTATTCCAACAGGAAGCAAAGAATGGAAATTTGTTGATTATAAAGATTGGACAAGTGGTTTCTGGCCTGGAGAATTATGGTATTTGTATGAAGCAACAGGAGATAAAAAATGGGAAAAAGAAGCCGATAAATTCAGTCAGTTTTTAAAACCATTGTCAGTAAGCAAAGCAAATGATCATGATTTGGGTTTTCAGATTTTTAATAGTTTCGGAAACGGATATCGTTTGACTAAAAATCTTGCTTACAAAGATGTTATCTTAAAAACAGCCGATACTTTGGCAACACTTTTTAACCCAAAAGTTGGAACAATTTTATCATGGCCACATAATAAATATGGCGGACATAATACGATTATAGATAATATGATGAATTTAGAATTGCTTTTTTGGGCTTCTAAAAACGGAGGAAATAAAAAGTTGTATGATATTGCCGTAAAACATGCTGAAACTACTATGAATAATCATTTCAGACCTGATAATTCTTCTTATCATGTAATAATTTACGATTATGAGACAGGTAAGAAAATAAAAGGAATAACTGCTCAGGGATATAGCGATGATAGTATGTGGGCGAGAGGTCAGGCTTGGGCAATTTACGGTTTTACGATGGTTTACAGAGAGACAAAAGATCCGAAATTTTTAGATTTTGCTCACAAATTAGCACGTGTATATTTGGATAGATTAAAAACAGATGATTTAATTCCGTATTGGGATTTTAATGCGCCGGGAATTCCAAATGAGCCAAGAGATGCTTCCGCGGCTGCAATTGTATCTTCGGCACTTATTGAATTGAGTTCTTATACCAACGATAAAACGTTGAAAAACGAATATTTGACCAAGTCTAAAAAAATGATTGTTTCACTTTCAGATCATTATCAAAGTCATGATGCAAATTCTGCTTTTTTGCTTCATTCAACAGGACATAAACCTGCCGGAAGCGAAATTGATTGTTCTATAAATTATGCGGATTATTATTATCTTGAAGCACTTTTAAGACTTCAGAAACTAAAATAA
- a CDS encoding Rrf2 family transcriptional regulator — protein sequence MFSKACEYGIRASIFIATKSSEGIRVGIKDVAKEIDSPEPFTAKIMQILTKNNIIISAKGVGGGFEVSNEAVKSIKLIQIVDAIDGDTIYKGCGIGLKECSETHPCPVHNEFKKIRELLLAMLTNTTLEQLASGVNSGDFYLKIKNKSE from the coding sequence ATGTTTTCAAAAGCGTGTGAGTATGGCATTCGGGCTTCAATATTTATTGCAACCAAATCTTCAGAAGGAATTCGGGTTGGGATAAAAGATGTTGCAAAGGAAATTGATTCACCTGAACCTTTTACTGCCAAAATAATGCAGATTCTCACCAAAAATAACATAATTATTTCAGCAAAAGGAGTAGGTGGCGGTTTTGAAGTTTCTAATGAAGCTGTAAAATCCATAAAATTAATCCAGATTGTAGATGCAATTGATGGAGATACAATATATAAAGGTTGTGGTATTGGGTTAAAAGAATGTTCAGAAACACATCCCTGCCCGGTTCATAACGAGTTTAAAAAAATCAGAGAATTGTTGTTGGCAATGCTTACTAATACAACTTTAGAGCAATTGGCTTCGGGAGTAAATTCGGGAGATTTTTATTTAAAAATAAAGAATAAAAGCGAATAA
- a CDS encoding DUF2809 domain-containing protein — MSRKIPQVPLITGDFLYAVMIYFLMRIAFPDKKSLYIIITALLICYCIEFVQLYQGNWMIELRKTLFGRYVLGQGFLWSDILAYTFGIGAVSSVERIVLKYKAL, encoded by the coding sequence ATGTCAAGGAAAATCCCTCAAGTACCTTTAATTACTGGCGATTTTCTATATGCTGTTATGATTTACTTCTTAATGAGAATTGCGTTTCCAGACAAAAAATCCTTATACATTATAATTACTGCTTTATTAATATGTTATTGTATCGAATTTGTGCAACTTTATCAAGGAAACTGGATGATAGAACTTAGAAAAACATTATTTGGAAGATATGTCCTCGGACAAGGTTTTCTGTGGAGTGATATTCTGGCTTATACTTTTGGGATTGGTGCTGTTTCTTCTGTTGAAAGGATTGTTTTGAAATATAAAGCATTATAG
- the ric gene encoding iron-sulfur cluster repair di-iron protein, with translation MENLKNKTIGSFVAQDFRTAAVFTKYKIDFCCKGNRTITEVCEKQKIDEDVLLQNVYDVLQSESSHATDFNSWSLDLLADFIEKTHHRYVEDKTAVILKFLDKLCSVHGGAHPELFKINELFTAGAGELLQHMKKEELMLFPFIKRMVKTKESNGILSQPPFGTVSNPIAMMMQEHDNEGERFRQIALLTNNYTPPSDGCTTYKVTFAMLKEFEEDLHKHIHLENNILFPKAVILEEEFA, from the coding sequence ATGGAAAATTTAAAAAATAAAACAATTGGCTCATTTGTAGCTCAGGATTTTAGAACTGCAGCAGTATTCACAAAATACAAAATCGATTTTTGTTGCAAAGGCAATAGAACTATTACTGAAGTTTGCGAAAAACAAAAAATAGACGAAGATGTTTTGTTGCAAAATGTTTACGATGTTCTTCAATCAGAAAGTAGTCATGCAACTGATTTTAATTCTTGGTCTTTGGATTTATTAGCAGATTTTATCGAAAAAACTCACCATCGTTATGTTGAAGATAAAACAGCTGTTATTCTGAAATTTTTAGATAAATTGTGTTCTGTTCATGGCGGAGCTCATCCGGAGTTGTTTAAAATAAATGAATTGTTTACGGCCGGAGCGGGTGAGCTTTTGCAACATATGAAGAAAGAAGAATTAATGTTATTTCCTTTTATAAAAAGAATGGTAAAAACTAAAGAGTCTAATGGGATTTTGTCTCAACCGCCTTTTGGAACAGTGTCAAATCCAATTGCGATGATGATGCAGGAACATGATAATGAAGGAGAACGTTTTAGACAAATTGCACTTTTGACTAATAATTATACTCCGCCAAGCGATGGATGTACCACTTATAAAGTTACGTTTGCAATGCTAAAAGAGTTTGAAGAAGATTTGCATAAACATATTCATTTAGAGAATAATATTTTGTTTCCCAAAGCTGTAATTTTAGAGGAAGAATTTGCTTAA
- a CDS encoding NYN domain-containing protein, with protein sequence MALSTSKDLKLAVLIDADNVPYSNVKGMMEEITKFGTPTTKRIYADWTKPNSNGWKGVLLEHAITPIQQYSYTVGKNSSDSALIIDAMDLLYSGKLDGFCIVSSDSDFTRLAIRLRESGMKVIGIGEKKTPNSFIVACDRFIYIEVLDGAIQKKKPKATTTTTDTKKSVEKPAEKALHKIDKQTIELIEATIEDIEDDDGWAFLGDVGNLIVKKKPEFDPRNYGFSKLTPMLKSLTDILEIDERESDKKGIKHVYVRLRFN encoded by the coding sequence ATGGCTTTAAGCACCTCCAAAGATTTAAAATTAGCCGTTCTTATTGATGCCGACAACGTTCCGTACAGTAACGTAAAAGGGATGATGGAAGAAATAACAAAGTTTGGAACACCAACCACAAAACGTATATATGCAGACTGGACAAAACCCAATTCTAATGGTTGGAAAGGTGTTTTATTAGAACATGCCATCACTCCTATTCAACAATATAGTTATACCGTTGGAAAAAACTCCTCAGATTCTGCTTTGATTATCGACGCCATGGATTTACTTTATTCGGGTAAACTTGACGGATTTTGCATTGTTTCAAGTGACAGCGATTTTACTCGTCTGGCAATCAGGTTGCGAGAATCCGGTATGAAAGTTATTGGTATTGGAGAAAAGAAAACACCAAACTCTTTTATAGTTGCTTGCGACAGGTTCATTTACATTGAAGTTTTGGACGGAGCAATTCAGAAGAAAAAACCAAAAGCAACAACTACCACAACAGATACCAAAAAATCTGTTGAAAAACCTGCCGAAAAAGCGTTGCATAAAATCGACAAACAAACCATTGAACTTATTGAAGCTACAATTGAAGATATTGAAGACGATGACGGCTGGGCATTTTTAGGCGATGTTGGAAACTTAATTGTAAAAAAGAAACCTGAATTTGACCCAAGAAATTATGGTTTTTCTAAGCTTACGCCAATGCTAAAATCATTGACAGATATTCTTGAAATCGACGAAAGAGAATCTGACAAAAAAGGCATTAAACACGTTTACGTTAGATTACGATTCAATTAA
- a CDS encoding pyridoxal phosphate-dependent aminotransferase family protein, whose translation MVKDLFERIQNNKGPLGKWASQAEGYFVFPKLEGELGPRMKFGGKDILNWSLNDYLGLANHPEVRQADIDAATQYGAAYPMGARMMSGHTKYHEQLENELAEFVMKPAAYLLNFGYQGMVSIIDALVTKNDIIVYDVDSHACIIDGVRLHMGKRFTYKHNDLESMEKNLQRATKMATETGGGILFITEGVFGMRGQQGKLKEIVALKEKYNFRLLVDDAHGFGTLGKTGAGAGEEQGVQDGIDVYFSTFAKSMANIGAFVAADQDIIDYLKYNLRSQMFAKALPMIQTIGSLKRLELLRNHPELKDKLWENVNALQNGLRSRNFNIGDTNTCVTPVYLQGSVPEAMVMVNDLRENYGIFLSIVIYPVIPKGIILLRMIPTTSHTLADIDETLTAFEAIREKLENGTYKEIASRTTVDLDA comes from the coding sequence ATGGTAAAAGATTTATTCGAAAGAATTCAGAACAATAAAGGACCATTAGGAAAATGGGCTTCACAAGCTGAGGGTTATTTTGTATTCCCTAAATTAGAAGGTGAACTTGGTCCAAGAATGAAATTTGGTGGAAAAGATATTTTAAATTGGAGTTTGAATGACTATTTAGGTCTTGCAAATCATCCGGAGGTTCGTCAAGCGGATATTGATGCTGCAACACAATACGGAGCAGCTTACCCAATGGGAGCTCGTATGATGTCCGGACATACTAAATACCACGAACAATTAGAAAATGAATTAGCGGAGTTTGTAATGAAACCAGCGGCTTATTTATTGAATTTTGGTTATCAGGGAATGGTGTCTATTATTGATGCTTTGGTAACTAAAAACGATATTATTGTTTATGATGTAGATTCTCATGCTTGTATTATTGATGGTGTTCGTTTACACATGGGTAAACGTTTTACCTACAAACACAATGATCTTGAAAGTATGGAAAAAAACCTGCAACGTGCTACAAAAATGGCAACTGAAACAGGTGGTGGTATTTTGTTTATCACCGAAGGTGTTTTTGGAATGAGAGGACAACAAGGAAAATTAAAAGAAATTGTTGCCTTAAAAGAAAAATATAATTTCCGTTTATTAGTTGATGATGCACACGGTTTTGGTACTCTTGGTAAAACAGGAGCCGGAGCAGGTGAGGAGCAAGGAGTTCAGGATGGTATCGATGTTTACTTCTCGACTTTTGCAAAATCAATGGCTAATATTGGAGCTTTTGTAGCTGCAGATCAGGATATTATTGATTATTTAAAATATAATTTACGTTCTCAGATGTTTGCAAAAGCATTGCCAATGATTCAAACAATTGGATCTTTGAAACGTTTAGAGTTATTGCGTAATCACCCGGAATTAAAAGATAAACTTTGGGAAAATGTAAATGCATTACAAAATGGTTTACGTTCAAGAAACTTCAATATTGGAGATACAAATACTTGTGTAACACCAGTTTATTTGCAAGGAAGTGTTCCTGAAGCAATGGTAATGGTAAATGATTTAAGAGAAAACTACGGTATTTTCTTGTCGATTGTAATTTATCCTGTAATTCCAAAAGGAATTATTTTGTTGAGAATGATTCCAACAACTTCACATACTTTAGCTGATATCGACGAAACGTTAACAGCATTTGAAGCAATTCGTGAAAAATTAGAAAACGGTACTTATAAAGAAATTGCAAGCAGAACTACAGTTGATTTAGATGCTTAA
- a CDS encoding GNAT family N-acetyltransferase has translation MITIKEAKSKKEITEYIKFPFSLYKDNPYWVPPIIADELESFDKTKNPAFDSAEAYFYLAYKNNEIVGRITAIINWSEVNNQHKRKVRFGWFDVIDDIEVTKALLEKVYELGKQHNLEHVEGPMGFSNLDKVGVLTEGYDQMGTMITWYNNPYYVTHFEQLGFQPEKEYLESIFPFSNVKPEFFLKAQELIKKRYGLRALTFTKTKDIMPHVDKMFDLFNESYANLASFVAISDIQKEYFKKKYISFINPEYIKFVVDKEDNLVAFSIVMPSFSEALQKAKGKLFPFGFIHLLKARKKSKDVVFYLIGVHPDYQNKGVTAIIFDEYFKTFSEKGIQNCIRTPELAENTAIHLLWKNFDPKVHCRRKTYLKNL, from the coding sequence ATGATTACAATAAAAGAAGCCAAGTCTAAAAAAGAAATAACCGAGTATATAAAATTTCCTTTTTCATTATATAAAGACAATCCATATTGGGTTCCGCCTATAATTGCAGATGAATTAGAATCATTTGACAAAACAAAAAACCCTGCTTTTGATAGCGCCGAAGCTTATTTTTATCTGGCGTACAAAAACAATGAAATTGTTGGTAGAATTACAGCTATCATAAATTGGTCTGAAGTTAACAACCAGCATAAAAGAAAAGTTCGTTTTGGCTGGTTTGATGTTATTGACGATATTGAAGTTACAAAAGCTTTATTGGAAAAAGTTTATGAATTAGGAAAACAACACAATCTTGAACATGTTGAAGGCCCAATGGGATTCTCAAATCTGGATAAAGTTGGAGTTCTTACGGAAGGTTACGACCAAATGGGGACGATGATTACGTGGTATAATAACCCATATTATGTAACTCATTTTGAGCAATTAGGTTTTCAGCCAGAAAAAGAATATCTCGAAAGTATTTTTCCCTTCTCTAATGTTAAACCTGAGTTTTTCCTGAAAGCGCAAGAATTAATAAAGAAAAGATACGGTTTGCGCGCTCTGACTTTTACCAAAACAAAAGACATTATGCCACATGTTGACAAAATGTTTGATTTGTTTAATGAATCTTATGCCAATTTAGCTTCGTTTGTAGCTATTTCAGATATCCAGAAAGAGTATTTTAAAAAGAAATACATAAGTTTTATCAATCCGGAATATATCAAATTTGTAGTTGATAAAGAGGACAATTTGGTTGCTTTTAGTATTGTAATGCCAAGTTTTTCTGAAGCTTTACAAAAAGCAAAAGGAAAACTATTCCCATTTGGATTTATCCATTTATTGAAAGCTCGTAAAAAGAGTAAAGATGTTGTTTTTTACCTTATCGGAGTTCATCCCGATTACCAAAACAAAGGTGTTACAGCAATTATCTTTGATGAATATTTTAAAACTTTCTCTGAAAAAGGAATCCAAAATTGCATCAGAACTCCGGAATTAGCCGAAAATACAGCGATTCATTTATTATGGAAAAACTTTGATCCAAAAGTTCATTGCCGAAGAAAAACGTATTTGAAAAACCTTTAA